Proteins from a single region of Amorphus orientalis:
- a CDS encoding thiamine pyrophosphate-binding protein, which translates to MKTGAELIAAKLAAVGCRTAFGIPGGEVLALVDALDRAGVRFVLTKHETAAGFFAEGGWHATGVPGILVATIGPGLANAVNAIANAHQDKVPLIILTGCVDAADADTYTHQVFDHRALLAPIVKASFRASAGSLDAVVDKALTLLWDGQPGPIHIDVPISVAESDCGETAGPVPTLPGPSVPAPGGDLETARAWLAGSKRPLAIAGVDAVNDEAGAALTAFCERHSVPLVTTYKAKGLLDEDHALALGGAGLSPRADGILKPLIEAADLILLIGYDPIEMRIGWRDPWPDDKRVVEITPVTRSHGMHAVSVTLKGSVAPTLTALSDTLDGHATWPDGEPAAVRAELRSAFSASDAWTPAQVFATARSVLPHDGVITADSGAHRILLSQMWTAHHPRAVLQSSALCTMGCAVPIAAGYKLQHPHAPVVAFVGDAGLEMTLGELATIRDLGLSVVIIVLVDQSLALIELKQRAQQRPSVGVEFGGTDFPAVARSLGGEGVWVDDAEALATELEEALGRDGFTVIAARVDKRGYEGAF; encoded by the coding sequence ATGAAGACGGGCGCGGAACTGATCGCGGCGAAACTGGCCGCCGTCGGATGCCGGACGGCATTCGGTATCCCCGGCGGTGAGGTGCTGGCTCTCGTCGACGCCCTCGACCGGGCGGGCGTGCGGTTCGTGCTCACCAAGCACGAGACGGCAGCGGGCTTCTTCGCCGAGGGTGGCTGGCACGCGACCGGCGTGCCCGGCATTCTGGTGGCGACGATCGGGCCGGGGCTGGCCAACGCCGTCAACGCGATCGCCAACGCCCATCAGGACAAGGTGCCGCTGATCATCCTGACCGGCTGTGTCGATGCGGCCGACGCCGACACCTACACCCATCAGGTGTTCGATCACCGGGCGCTGCTGGCACCCATCGTGAAGGCGAGTTTCCGGGCAAGCGCGGGGAGCCTCGACGCGGTGGTCGACAAGGCGCTGACCCTGCTGTGGGACGGGCAGCCCGGGCCGATCCACATCGACGTGCCGATCAGCGTCGCGGAATCCGACTGCGGCGAGACCGCTGGGCCGGTTCCGACCCTGCCGGGACCTTCGGTGCCGGCGCCCGGCGGCGATCTGGAGACCGCCCGCGCCTGGCTCGCAGGCAGCAAGCGTCCGCTGGCGATCGCCGGCGTGGACGCGGTCAACGACGAGGCGGGAGCCGCCCTGACGGCGTTCTGCGAGCGCCATTCGGTTCCGCTGGTGACGACCTACAAGGCGAAGGGGCTCCTGGACGAGGACCATGCTCTGGCGCTCGGCGGAGCCGGCCTGTCACCCCGGGCCGACGGGATTTTGAAGCCCCTGATCGAGGCGGCGGACCTGATCCTTCTCATCGGCTACGACCCGATCGAGATGCGCATCGGCTGGCGCGATCCGTGGCCCGACGACAAGCGCGTGGTGGAGATCACCCCGGTGACCCGAAGCCACGGCATGCACGCGGTTTCGGTGACGCTGAAGGGCTCCGTCGCTCCGACGCTGACGGCGCTCTCCGACACCCTGGACGGGCACGCGACCTGGCCGGACGGAGAGCCGGCAGCGGTTCGGGCAGAGCTGAGGTCCGCCTTCTCGGCTTCGGATGCCTGGACGCCGGCGCAGGTTTTCGCGACGGCGCGGTCGGTCCTCCCCCATGATGGCGTCATCACCGCCGATTCCGGCGCCCATCGGATCCTTCTCAGCCAGATGTGGACGGCCCATCATCCGCGCGCGGTGCTGCAATCGTCGGCGCTGTGCACCATGGGCTGCGCGGTGCCGATCGCGGCCGGCTACAAGCTGCAGCACCCGCACGCGCCGGTGGTTGCCTTCGTCGGCGACGCGGGGCTGGAGATGACGCTCGGCGAGTTGGCGACCATCCGCGACCTCGGTCTCTCCGTGGTGATCATCGTGCTGGTCGACCAGTCGCTTGCGCTGATCGAGCTCAAGCAGCGGGCGCAACAGCGCCCGTCCGTCGGCGTCGAGTTCGGCGGAACCGATTTTCCGGCCGTCGCCCGGTCCCTCGGCGGAGAAGGCGTCTGGGTCGACGACGCCGAAGCCCTCGCCACGGAGCTGGAAGAGGCGCTCGGCCGCGACGGCTTCACGGTGATCGCCGCGCGGGTCGACAAGAGGGGCTACGAAGGCGCGTTCTGA
- a CDS encoding CaiB/BaiF CoA transferase family protein, with protein sequence MTSPAATAETFAQTGPLADIKVVDLTRILAGPTAAQLLGDLGADVVKIERPGKGDDTRGWGPPFVKDADGNETAESAYYLCANRNKRSIAVDLSRPEGQEIIRRLVADADVVLENYKVGQLARYGLDYESLSQLNPKIVYCSITGFGQTGPYAPRAGYDFMIQGMGGIMSLTGFPDEDGGRPTKVGVGIADVMCGMYAANAIQAALHAREKTGKGQYIDLALFDTQISWLINQALAFLTSGEVPGRLGNAHPTVVPYETFAASDGDFIIAAGNDGQFRRLCEIAGRPELADDPRFATNRDRVVNRAELIPAINAFTRTRTAADWISALEVAGIPCGPINDLGEVFDHPQAVHRGAKVTMPHATSATGTVDLIGNPIKMSETPVSYRRAPPRLGEHTLEVLAGELGYSSEDIERLSSDGIVEIGT encoded by the coding sequence CTCGGCGCGGACGTGGTCAAGATCGAGCGGCCGGGCAAGGGCGACGACACGCGGGGATGGGGCCCGCCCTTCGTGAAGGATGCCGACGGAAACGAGACCGCGGAGAGCGCCTACTATCTATGCGCCAACCGGAACAAGCGGTCGATCGCCGTCGACCTGTCGCGGCCCGAGGGCCAGGAGATCATCCGGCGTCTGGTGGCCGATGCCGACGTCGTTCTGGAAAACTACAAGGTCGGTCAGCTCGCCCGCTACGGGCTCGACTACGAGAGCCTCAGCCAGCTCAATCCGAAGATCGTCTACTGCTCGATCACCGGGTTCGGCCAGACGGGTCCCTACGCGCCGCGTGCCGGCTACGATTTCATGATCCAGGGCATGGGCGGGATCATGAGCCTCACCGGGTTCCCGGACGAAGACGGCGGCCGACCGACCAAGGTCGGCGTGGGGATCGCCGACGTGATGTGCGGCATGTACGCGGCCAACGCCATCCAGGCGGCGCTTCACGCGCGGGAGAAGACGGGGAAGGGCCAGTACATCGATCTCGCCCTCTTCGACACCCAGATTTCCTGGCTGATCAATCAGGCGCTTGCTTTTCTCACCAGTGGCGAGGTGCCCGGCCGCCTCGGCAATGCGCATCCGACCGTGGTGCCCTACGAGACGTTCGCCGCATCGGACGGGGATTTCATCATCGCAGCCGGCAACGACGGTCAGTTCCGGCGCCTGTGCGAGATCGCCGGACGGCCCGAACTGGCGGACGACCCGCGCTTCGCCACCAACCGGGACCGGGTCGTGAACCGGGCGGAGCTCATTCCGGCCATCAACGCCTTCACCCGGACGCGAACGGCGGCCGACTGGATCTCGGCGCTGGAGGTGGCGGGCATCCCGTGCGGACCGATCAACGATCTGGGCGAGGTTTTCGACCATCCGCAGGCCGTTCACCGGGGCGCGAAGGTGACCATGCCGCACGCGACGTCGGCAACGGGCACGGTCGACCTGATCGGCAACCCGATTAAGATGAGCGAAACACCGGTGTCCTACCGGCGCGCGCCGCCGCGGCTCGGCGAACACACGCTCGAAGTTCTCGCCGGCGAACTCGGCTATTCAAGTGAGGACATCGAGCGGCTTTCGTCCGACGGTATCGTGGAGATCGGCACATGA
- a CDS encoding bifunctional enoyl-CoA hydratase/phosphate acetyltransferase: protein MVDPADTPKTPGEAPLEAHSKLTAGERIHFQVFEGRAEPVDPVPTAVVCPHEEGSLGGALEAHDRDLIEPILVGDPDAIRKAADSLGRSIDGFEIIERKSHAEAAATAVKLVHDQRVRCLMKGHIHTDDFLHPIVRRDGGLRTGRRLSHVFVADLPRHPRPLLITDAAINITPDLATKADIVQNAIDLAMALGIQVPKVAILSAVETVNQVIPSSVDAAILAKMADRGQIKGGIVDGPFAMDNAIDAQAAATKGLDSPVAGQAEVLVVPSIEAGNILLKGLTFLGGAESAGLVIGATVPIMLTSRADDDRARAASAALALLYDHWAKSRSVPLT, encoded by the coding sequence ATGGTCGATCCCGCCGACACGCCGAAGACGCCCGGAGAGGCGCCCCTTGAGGCGCACTCCAAGCTCACCGCGGGCGAACGCATCCATTTCCAGGTCTTCGAAGGCCGTGCGGAACCGGTCGATCCGGTGCCCACCGCCGTCGTGTGTCCTCACGAGGAAGGCTCGCTTGGCGGCGCGCTGGAAGCCCATGACCGGGACCTGATCGAGCCGATCCTGGTCGGCGACCCTGATGCGATCCGCAAGGCGGCCGACAGTCTCGGGCGCAGCATCGACGGCTTCGAGATCATCGAACGGAAGAGCCATGCCGAAGCCGCCGCCACGGCGGTGAAGCTGGTTCACGACCAGCGTGTGCGCTGCCTGATGAAGGGCCACATCCACACCGACGACTTCCTGCATCCGATCGTCCGGCGCGACGGCGGACTGCGGACCGGACGGCGCCTGTCCCACGTGTTCGTGGCCGACCTGCCCCGCCATCCGCGGCCCCTTCTGATCACCGATGCCGCGATCAACATCACCCCGGATCTCGCCACCAAGGCCGACATCGTCCAGAACGCGATCGACCTGGCGATGGCGCTCGGTATCCAGGTGCCCAAGGTCGCGATCCTCTCGGCGGTCGAAACCGTCAACCAGGTCATTCCTTCGAGCGTGGATGCGGCCATTCTGGCCAAGATGGCCGACCGCGGTCAGATCAAGGGCGGCATCGTCGACGGGCCGTTCGCCATGGACAACGCCATCGACGCCCAGGCCGCGGCCACAAAGGGTCTGGACTCGCCGGTGGCCGGACAAGCGGAAGTCCTCGTGGTCCCGAGCATCGAGGCGGGCAACATCCTCCTCAAGGGACTGACCTTCCTGGGCGGCGCGGAATCGGCCGGCCTTGTTATCGGGGCCACCGTTCCGATCATGCTGACCAGCCGCGCCGACGACGACCGCGCCCGTGCGGCCTCTGCGGCTCTCGCCCTGCTCTACGACCACTGGGCCAAGTCCCGGTCCGTCCCCCTGACCTGA
- a CDS encoding acetate/propionate family kinase codes for MSDVILTINAGSSSIKFSLFSSDALREIIRGQIDGLGTHPRLVARENGEKVVDTALEGETAPTDHTAGVAVILELLRERHPDYAVVAVGHRIVHGGPDFEAPVAIDDAVLDRLRAYNPLAPLHQPHNLSGVEAARKAFPDAVQVACFDTSFHRKHPWVNDTFALPKHFYDEGVRRYGFHGLSYEYIVARIHELGLAEDSHRLVVAHLGNGASMCAIQNGVSVASSMGFTALDGLPMGTRCGQIDPGVLLYLMTERGMSPDELTRLLYNESGLKGLSGISNDMRDLEASSSPDAAAALDYFVFRVRRELGALAAVLQGLDAVVLTGGIGENAAGVRHRILHDEDWLGISIDPERNAASKLRISTDASPVKVYVIPTNEEFMIARHTARIAADAPSPA; via the coding sequence GTGAGCGACGTCATCCTGACCATCAACGCCGGCTCGTCGAGCATCAAGTTCTCGCTCTTCTCCTCCGATGCCCTGCGCGAGATCATCCGCGGGCAGATCGACGGGCTGGGAACGCATCCACGCCTCGTCGCCCGAGAGAACGGGGAAAAGGTCGTCGACACCGCACTTGAGGGCGAGACGGCGCCGACCGATCATACGGCCGGTGTCGCGGTGATCCTCGAGCTTCTGCGCGAGCGCCATCCGGATTACGCGGTGGTCGCCGTCGGTCACCGGATCGTCCATGGCGGTCCGGACTTCGAGGCTCCGGTCGCGATTGACGACGCGGTGCTGGACCGGCTGCGCGCCTACAATCCGCTCGCCCCGCTGCATCAACCGCACAATCTGTCCGGCGTGGAAGCGGCCCGTAAAGCGTTCCCCGATGCGGTCCAGGTCGCCTGTTTCGACACCAGCTTCCACCGCAAGCATCCCTGGGTGAACGACACCTTCGCGCTGCCGAAGCATTTCTACGACGAGGGCGTGCGGCGGTACGGCTTCCACGGCCTGTCCTACGAGTACATCGTCGCCCGCATCCACGAGCTCGGGCTTGCGGAGGACAGCCACCGGCTGGTGGTTGCCCATCTCGGCAACGGCGCCTCCATGTGCGCGATCCAGAACGGCGTCTCGGTCGCCTCCTCGATGGGCTTCACCGCGCTCGACGGGCTGCCGATGGGCACGCGCTGCGGGCAGATCGATCCGGGCGTGCTGCTTTATCTAATGACCGAGCGCGGCATGTCGCCGGACGAGCTGACCCGGCTCCTCTACAACGAATCCGGTCTCAAGGGGCTGTCCGGCATTTCCAACGACATGCGCGATCTGGAAGCGAGCTCATCGCCCGACGCCGCGGCGGCGCTGGACTATTTCGTCTTCCGTGTGCGCCGCGAGCTCGGTGCGCTCGCGGCGGTGCTGCAGGGACTGGACGCGGTCGTACTGACAGGCGGCATCGGCGAGAACGCCGCCGGCGTGCGGCACCGTATCCTCCACGACGAGGACTGGCTCGGCATCTCCATCGACCCGGAACGCAACGCGGCCAGCAAGCTCAGGATCTCAACCGATGCGTCGCCGGTGAAGGTCTACGTGATCCCGACCAACGAGGAATTCATGATCGCGCGGCACACTGCACGTATTGCCGCGGATGCCCCCTCGCCCGCCTGA